From the genome of Rhizophagus irregularis chromosome 29, complete sequence, one region includes:
- a CDS encoding Rho GTPase — translation MQKIKCVVVGDNNVGKTELITTYLTNKFPSDYTPIVFDNYAVTVMIGDEPILFGLSDTAGLENYDRLRPLSYLQTDVFLICFSVMSPDSLRNVGEKWYPEIQRHCPEVPCLIVGTHIELRDDPQMVQKLQLKPITTEQGEAFARKFAVTKYLECSAFTQKGLKKVFDEAIIAALVGPSPKEVSFSTKIKNFYKRSNSKSVGRVESRDVKTTKPDKKGKILRHKLKNLFKIKFMTLS, via the exons atgcaaaaaataaagtgTGTTGTCGTCGGCGATAATAATGTTGGCaag ACAGAACTTATAACGACTTACTTGACCAATAAATTTCCAAGTGATTACACCCCTATT GTTTTTGATAATTACGCCGTCACAGTGATGATTGGCGATGAACcaattttatttggtttatCTGATACAGCTG gTCTAGAAAATTACGATCGTCTCCGGCCACTTTCGTACCTTCAAACAGATGTTTTTTTGATTTGCTTTTCAGTAATGTCACCGGACTCTCTTAGAAATGTAGGAGAAAAATGGTATCCTGAGATTCAGAGACATTGTCCAGAAGTTCCATGTTTGATTGTTGGTACTCATATAGAATTGAGAGATGATCCCCAAATGGTTCAAAAGCTACAATTAAAACCTATAACTACAGAGCAAGGTGAAGCGTTTGCTCGAAAATTTGCAGTGACAAAATATCTTGAATGTTCAGCATTCACACAAAAAGGGTTGAAGAAAGTTTTTGATGAGGCCATAATTGCGGCTTTAGTCGGACCGTCCCCTAAAGAAGTTTCTTtttcaactaaaataaaaaa tttttataaaagatCAAACAGTAAGTCGGTTGGACGCGTCGAATCTAGAGATGTAAAAACCACCAAACCTGAtaagaaaggaaaaattttacggcataaattaaagaaccttttcaaaattaaatttatgacaTTGTCATGA